The following coding sequences lie in one Vitis vinifera cultivar Pinot Noir 40024 chromosome 19, ASM3070453v1 genomic window:
- the LOC104877584 gene encoding 2S sulfur-rich seed storage protein 2 yields MARLAVVAALFAALVLITDAHRTIISATNEIIDDNSKQQKCRMQIKRLKLTHCEQYLIERELLLLGHALLLNQEQEEEHLKPCCDQMEKLGTKCRCMGLEQIVEQLREQGEMQGEEVEDMEDCARHLPSDCDLEPHTCKF; encoded by the coding sequence ATGGCAAGACTCGCAGTTGTAGCAGCTCTTTTTGCAGCCCTCGTACTTATCACCGATGCCCACCGCACCATCATCAGCGCCACCAACGAGATCATTGACGACAATTCAAAGCAACAGAAGTGTAGGATGCAGATCAAGAGACTGAAGCTCACCCACTGCGAGCAGTACTTGATCGAGCGCGAACTGCTGCTGTTGGGTCATGCACTCCTCCTAAACCAAGAGCAAGAGGAGGAGCACCTGAAGCCGTGCTGTGACCAAATGGAGAAGCTGGGCACCAAGTGTCGATGCATGGGTTTGGAGCAGATAGTCGAGCAGCTGCGGGAACAGGGAGAAATGCAGGGTGAGGAGGTTGAAGACATGGAGGATTGCGCCAGACACTTGCCGTCAGATTGTGACTTGGAACCCCATACCTGCAAGTTTTAA